The Peribacillus simplex genome contains the following window.
GCGGCCATTTTTAGTTGTGGAAGAAAATTCGAGATAGACGTAAGGACCGTCTTGCTTCGTTAAGGAATACCTCACAACACCATTTGGGTATGAGATTTCCCCCTGAATGATGTCCGGGATCACTTCCCCCAGCTCTTCCGTCACATCCTTAACGGCGAGATGTACAAGATGGTCGGCCACAAGCGATTCTTCCACTTCTTTATAAAACCTTTTATCGAGGATAAATTGATCGATCATTAATATCGTCAACATGATGAAAACACTTGCTACAATCATTACCATCGGGAAAACGACTCCTTTTTGATTATTCATCGACTTTCTTCACATTTTTAAAGAAAGGATGAAATCTTCGACTGAAAGTAGTCCCTGCTTTATCCGTTATATTTAAAACAATGACACCGCCATCCTTCTCGACCTGGAATTCCGAAATGTTCTGCAAGATGACCTCATGCCCCATACCATTCACTCGCCTTCGGACCTTATCCTCATATTGTTCAATGGATGATAATTGCTCACCTGAAAGCAAATATAATTTATTTCCCATTACATCCTGATCTATTGAACTCCGGACCTCCTGCTGCATTTGCATAGTAAAGACCTCCCACTCTTTAGGATGTAACTTGTCAATGGACCTCACCTGGGTATGAATGGTTGAAAAAAGTTCTAATACAAAAAGAGACGTCGTCATTAAGATCATTAAAGAAAAAAGCATTTCGATCATCGTAAAACCATCATTTTTTCGCAGCATCACAAATGGATTCATATTTACCAGATTCATCTTCATAACATACACACCCTTCAATCATCCCAGGGAAATCCCCATGGTCCCTCCATATCAATTCATAGGATTTTCTTCGGTAAATGATATCCTGTCCAATAGCTTGTATCTCCCCATCGATGAATGCCGTCAATCTTTCATATAATAAATGGTGGGCTTCTGTCCTTATGACAATATTTTTACGATGTGTCATCAACTCTTCAAGAATCGGTAAAATGGAAAGGACCACGAAAATACAAATGGAAAATGCGGCAATAATCTCAAGGTAGACGTAACCCTTACAATTTCTCAATCCTGAACCTCCCTTTACCGATATTGAGGACCAATTTGTACTTTCCTTTTGAAGTGTCAACCATCATCGTTCCAGCTTTTGAAGCATTTCCATACTGATTAAAATGAAAGCTGAACCCTAATGTTCCACTTAAGAATTGTATATCCTCTGGTATGCTTCTCTCTAGAAGAGTTCCCTCCTTATATGACGAAACACTATAAAACTTATTGGTATTATCAATATGGAGGTAAATCAAGCCCTCATGACTGATGGCATACTGTTGTGCGTAGAAAAGATCTTCATGGAATTGTGAAATGAATAACCTGATTTCCATCCCTTTAGTGAAGCTTGGATATAAATTTGGGCTGATGGAAATCAGGAGTATAAAAATAACAAGGACAATAAGGGTTTCAGACAGGGTATACCCCCCATTGGAATGCCGTATATTCACTTCTCTCCTACTCAACGACCGTTACCTTTCCTTTGTTATCCAAACTAATATCATTCCCATTAGGGCAAGATGTCTGTTTGAGATAGCCTTGACTTTCCAATTCATCGATACTTACGGGCAGTTTAGCATTGTCGATCTCATATGCCTGAACCTGCGCTTGAGCCATCTTCACGAATGCTTCACATCCTTTAGAGTGGACAGTGGATTGATGTTTCGTGATATTTGGGATTGTAATAATCAAAAGAATGGATATTACAAGTAAAACAATAAGCATCTCAATTAGTGTAAAACCTCGTTCATTCATCATTTTCTTCATCATATCATCCTGCTCCTGAAACCATCTGACACCAGATGATTTCAGAGCAATTTCACCTCCGGAATGCAATACTGAATCCTATATACCTTCAAGCAAAGAGAACATCGGCAGCAAAACCGCTAAATAAATGGAAACGATCAAAAGACCTATCAGTGAAAACATAAGAGGCTGAATGATTTTCAAGATTGCATTCATTCTCTCTTCAATTTTCTCGAGTAAAAAACGACTGTAATGATGCAGCTCTGCATCAAGTCTGCCGTATTTTTGACCATTTGCAGCAACCACCGGTAAGTTTCCATCGAAATAGGGAAGCTCCTGAAAGATCATTTCAAGCGATCTTCCCTCAGTCAGATCATCCTTGATGATGGAGCATAGTTTTTGGTAAAAAGGCTGTTGCTGGTTTTTAGAGAATAATTTGATGCTTTCGTTAATCGAAAGCCCTCCGGAAAGCAAACCGCTGAATTGGCTTACAAAGAAATAAGTTTCGTATAACTTGATGAAGGTCCCGAATATCGGAATGCCCATCAAAATCCGCCGCTGCCTTAATGGGCATAATCCATTGAACCAAAATCGTTTGAGCACATACAGGAATAGGAGCAATCCAAGCAATATGAAGGGGAGGACTGGGAGAATGAATGTAGAAGCTGACATTAATTTCAAGATTGCATTCTGATCGACATCCATCGTGAAATAGATTGCCTGAAATTTAGGAAGGAGAACACTCTGAAGTATATAAAAAACGATGCTTACAAAAATGACTAAGAATACGGGATAAACCATTAACTTTTTTACTTTATCCATATCCTCCGTTCTTTTCTTCCAATATTGCCCTCCTTCTTTCAACGCCCGATCCAGGTCGCCGTATTGCTCTCCATAAAATATATAACTTACAAGCTGCGGATGAAAATTAAGGTGAATTAGCACCTGGTGCAACGGATATCCATTCCTTAAATCCTTTATGGCCTGAGCGAAATCTTCCGCTTTCTTCTTCGATTCTTGGAATTCCAGAAAATGTAATGCGTCCACCAAGGGATAACCATGACTTAATAATTCCCCTAGTTTCGAAATAAAGACCGCCTGTTCTTTTAGCTGCCATTTACTTTTTTGCTTCATCGTATACCAGCCGTTCATATTCCAGGCAATCCACATAGCCCATTGCAACCGCTTTTCCTATTTCATCCTTCAATTGGCGGTGGCTTACCGTACCCTTTCCTTTTTCATCCCCCATCATCCGAAGGACATTGGCCATGCTTTTTCCATAAAGCAATTCATACACACTTGCCCTTTTGTTCCTGGCAGTCATTTGGCAAGCAATAGCAGTACAGTCGCCTTTACATGGTACACAGCTTAATTCAACCAGCCGCTGTGCTGTCACGCCAATCAAACTCTGTTCAATTTCAAGCAAGCTGACACCAAATTCAAGTAACCTGGAGATAGCGCCCTGTGCATCCCTTGTATGCATGGTTGTAAGTATCAAATGACCGGTTAGTGCAGCACGAACTGCAATTTTGGCCGTTTCGGCATCCCTGACCTCCCCAACCATGATCACATCGGGATCATGCCTTAGCACAGCTTTTAGTCCGACAGAATAAGTAATGCCTGCCTTTTCATTGATTTGGACTTGCAGTACCTTTTCGGATACATTTTCAATGGGATCTTCAAGTGATATGATATTTCGATTGATCATCTCATGGGCATGATGAAGCAGGGAATATAGTGTGGTGGTTTTTCCACTTCCGGTTGGAAGGGAATTCAGGGATGATTTTTCTTTATTCATAATTTTTCAAATAATAAATCTTACATTTGATATAATCATTTAGTAAACAAAAAGGAGGAAAACTATGGCACTAACGTTGGATAAAATTATACAAATAGAAGACGAATTAAAAAATATATTACAAAAAGCACAAATTGCTTTAAAAGATAACAAAATAGAAGATGGAAGGAAGACGCTCGCAGAATATAAAACCTGTTCAATGAAATTAAGAAAATTGCTTTTAGATAACGGTTTTGGAAATTCTGGATATTTTGATGAATTTATTAATGTAAGTGTAACTGATAGTGTAGATGGTATAGAACCATTAACAAGTCTTAATAAGATAAGAAAATTAAAAGAACAAATTGAAATAGATATTTCTTATTTAAATAAAAATATAAATTATGTTCAAGAATGTATTGACACTGGATTACCAATAAACAGGGATTTAAATTTCGAAGACAAGCTATCAGAAGTAGATTATGAAAAAATAATACGTGATATTTATAAATATGGAATTTTTATGAGCGGAACTAGAGACTCATATAAAAAACTTGAGGAAGTGGACATAAGGAATTTAATATTGAATAATATGAATTCAATTTATCCTAATTTGATTGGTACTGGTGAGACTTTCAATAAAGGTGGGCGTGCCGATATTATTCTAAAGAATAAAGAAAAAATTAATGTATTTATTGCAGAATGCAAACTCTGGAAAGGTCCCCAAAAATCAATTATTGAAGGATTAGACCAATTGTTGGATAACTATATAGCAGAACATGACAGAAAAATAGCATTATTAATATTTAACAATAAAGTAAAAATAGAAACTGCAACAAAGGGTATTAAGAAACATGTTGTACCTCACTTAAAAACTAAAAGGTTAAGCCCAATGCATATACGAACAAAATTTGAAGATTATACATATTACTATCTGATAAAGCATCCGCTCGATTCAACTAAAACTGTTGAGCTTACAATTATTTTAATTAATATTAATTAGCAGTTATAAAAAAAGTAGCCCTTATTTCTGAGCTACTTTCGATAAATATTCCGCTAAATTTTTAATCGCTTCTGGTGATGGTGCATTTCTAATAATCACTTTAATTTCTTTCATTTCGATTCTCCTCAAAACATTTAACGAGATTGTATTGAGAAGAATTAAAATG
Protein-coding sequences here:
- the comGG gene encoding competence type IV pilus minor pilin ComGG — encoded protein: MNNQKGVVFPMVMIVASVFIMLTILMIDQFILDKRFYKEVEESLVADHLVHLAVKDVTEELGEVIPDIIQGEISYPNGVVRYSLTKQDGPYVYLEFSSTTKNGRVGRVIIQYDKEAGRVIEWIEKQAM
- the comGF gene encoding competence type IV pilus minor pilin ComGF, with amino-acid sequence MKMNLVNMNPFVMLRKNDGFTMIEMLFSLMILMTTSLFVLELFSTIHTQVRSIDKLHPKEWEVFTMQMQQEVRSSIDQDVMGNKLYLLSGEQLSSIEQYEDKVRRRVNGMGHEVILQNISEFQVEKDGGVIVLNITDKAGTTFSRRFHPFFKNVKKVDE
- the comGD gene encoding competence type IV pilus minor pilin ComGD codes for the protein MNIRHSNGGYTLSETLIVLVIFILLISISPNLYPSFTKGMEIRLFISQFHEDLFYAQQYAISHEGLIYLHIDNTNKFYSVSSYKEGTLLERSIPEDIQFLSGTLGFSFHFNQYGNASKAGTMMVDTSKGKYKLVLNIGKGRFRIEKL
- the comGC gene encoding competence type IV pilus major pilin ComGC, producing MKKMMNERGFTLIEMLIVLLVISILLIITIPNITKHQSTVHSKGCEAFVKMAQAQVQAYEIDNAKLPVSIDELESQGYLKQTSCPNGNDISLDNKGKVTVVE
- the comGB gene encoding competence type IV pilus assembly protein ComGB; the encoded protein is MKQKSKWQLKEQAVFISKLGELLSHGYPLVDALHFLEFQESKKKAEDFAQAIKDLRNGYPLHQVLIHLNFHPQLVSYIFYGEQYGDLDRALKEGGQYWKKRTEDMDKVKKLMVYPVFLVIFVSIVFYILQSVLLPKFQAIYFTMDVDQNAILKLMSASTFILPVLPFILLGLLLFLYVLKRFWFNGLCPLRQRRILMGIPIFGTFIKLYETYFFVSQFSGLLSGGLSINESIKLFSKNQQQPFYQKLCSIIKDDLTEGRSLEMIFQELPYFDGNLPVVAANGQKYGRLDAELHHYSRFLLEKIEERMNAILKIIQPLMFSLIGLLIVSIYLAVLLPMFSLLEGI
- a CDS encoding ATPase, T2SS/T4P/T4SS family, yielding MNKEKSSLNSLPTGSGKTTTLYSLLHHAHEMINRNIISLEDPIENVSEKVLQVQINEKAGITYSVGLKAVLRHDPDVIMVGEVRDAETAKIAVRAALTGHLILTTMHTRDAQGAISRLLEFGVSLLEIEQSLIGVTAQRLVELSCVPCKGDCTAIACQMTARNKRASVYELLYGKSMANVLRMMGDEKGKGTVSHRQLKDEIGKAVAMGYVDCLEYERLVYDEAKK